In the genome of Solibacillus silvestris, one region contains:
- a CDS encoding transcriptional regulator gives MEEQTRQTRYRKKKMRKGRLLFVVVFLLLISAIGYSYVQFNKGKELASGNKIEVEGFEPDDNHPTIENYLILGVDTRGEEKSRSDTMMVLSWNHKTNDMKLVSFMRDIYAEIPGYQSYKLNTAYYLGGVPLLQETLNNMFDIPIHHYAMIDFKSFETLIDILAPNGIEIDVEKKMGGLIYVEIEKGLQNLNGKELLGYARFRGDAEGDFGRVARQQKVIEALKDEFLSPKNVANLPKFIGATQGYITTDLTNKDQLKTALKAVSSGEINVEKMTIPAEGTYKINNYRHAGEVLEIDVAKNSQILHDFLNLSE, from the coding sequence ATGGAAGAACAGACGCGTCAAACCCGCTATCGAAAGAAAAAAATGCGCAAAGGCCGGTTACTTTTCGTAGTGGTATTTCTTTTGCTTATTAGTGCTATTGGATATAGCTATGTCCAATTTAATAAGGGAAAGGAATTGGCAAGCGGTAATAAAATTGAAGTAGAAGGCTTTGAACCAGATGACAATCATCCGACTATAGAAAATTATTTAATCTTAGGTGTAGATACCCGAGGTGAAGAAAAATCGCGTTCCGATACGATGATGGTTCTTTCATGGAACCATAAAACGAACGATATGAAGCTCGTATCATTTATGCGTGATATTTATGCGGAAATTCCCGGTTATCAATCGTATAAACTGAATACGGCCTATTATTTAGGTGGGGTACCGTTACTTCAGGAAACGTTAAATAATATGTTCGATATACCGATCCACCATTATGCAATGATTGATTTTAAAAGCTTTGAAACATTGATTGATATTTTGGCTCCAAACGGTATCGAAATCGATGTTGAAAAAAAGATGGGTGGATTAATCTATGTAGAGATTGAAAAGGGTCTTCAAAACTTAAACGGTAAAGAACTGCTCGGTTATGCCCGTTTCCGTGGGGATGCTGAAGGTGATTTCGGACGTGTAGCACGTCAGCAAAAAGTAATCGAAGCATTGAAAGATGAATTCTTATCACCAAAAAATGTTGCGAATCTGCCAAAATTTATCGGTGCTACCCAAGGTTATATTACGACGGATTTAACAAATAAAGACCAGCTGAAAACCGCATTAAAGGCAGTTTCAAGCGGGGAAATCAATGTTGAAAAAATGACGATTCCAGCAGAAGGTACCTATAAAATTAACAACTACCGACATGCTGGGGAAGTACTGGAAATTGATGTTGCGAAAAATTCGCAAATTTTACATGATTTTTTAAATTTAAGCGAGTAA
- a CDS encoding peptide-methionine (S)-S-oxide reductase (this stereospecific enzymes reduces the S isomer of methionine sulfoxide while MsrB reduces the R form; provides protection against oxidative stress) — MEKATFAGGCFWCMVKPFDQWEGIEKVTSGYMGGHVENPTYEDVKRGDSGHVEVVEIEFNPELFSYEKLLDIYWMQIDPTDAGGQFQDRGESYKTVIFTHSDDQYKAAQKSKKDLAESGRFKKPIVTEIQQAQTFWPAEDYHQDYYKKEEAHYQEDRAKSGRDEFIDVHWKES, encoded by the coding sequence ATGGAAAAAGCTACATTTGCAGGTGGTTGTTTTTGGTGTATGGTCAAACCTTTTGATCAATGGGAAGGCATCGAAAAAGTAACAAGCGGTTATATGGGTGGTCATGTGGAAAATCCTACATATGAAGATGTAAAACGTGGTGACTCTGGACATGTTGAAGTTGTCGAGATTGAATTTAATCCAGAGCTTTTCAGCTATGAAAAATTATTGGATATATATTGGATGCAAATTGATCCAACAGATGCTGGCGGTCAGTTCCAAGATCGCGGTGAGTCGTACAAAACAGTTATTTTTACGCATAGCGATGATCAATATAAGGCTGCACAGAAATCAAAGAAAGACTTGGCGGAAAGTGGACGTTTCAAAAAACCGATTGTCACTGAAATTCAACAGGCACAAACTTTTTGGCCAGCGGAAGACTACCATCAAGACTATTACAAAAAAGAAGAAGCACATTATCAGGAAGACCGGGCTAAATCAGGACGCGATGAGTTTATTGATGTTCACTGGAAGGAAAGTTAA
- a CDS encoding LL-diaminopimelate aminotransferase (produces methionine from 2-keto-4-methylthiobutyrate and glutamine in vitro; mutations do not affect methionine salvage in vivo however), whose amino-acid sequence MNIQPSKKMSLFVPAIFGDLKKHAKLQEQKGTELIDLSLGSPDIAPAENLRQKMSELTALSSSYGYTLTGIQTFNEAVCRYYKRVNNVELDPETEVVQTIGSQEGLVHLPVAFCDPGDIVLTTNPAYVAYDAGIHLAGATPYYMPLTKENQYLPDLKAIPEDIRQKAKLLILNLPGNPVPAMPSIAYFEEVVTFAKKYNIIVLHDAAYSEFYFKGDAPISFLATPGAKEVGLEINSLSKSFSLAGTRIAYIVGNAELVAIMKQLKSNLDFGIFEPIQQVAALALDNAEQVTSVLRETFSVRHKTLMEGLTSIGWEVAPSDGGMFVWAKYPYDIPCIDFAYKAIEQTGVVMVPGTVFGTAGEGYMRLALVQPVEQLQEAVKRLSTIKL is encoded by the coding sequence TTGAATATCCAACCGTCTAAAAAAATGTCATTATTTGTGCCGGCTATATTTGGTGACTTAAAAAAACATGCTAAATTACAAGAGCAAAAAGGAACGGAACTCATTGATTTAAGCCTTGGGAGTCCTGATATCGCTCCTGCAGAGAATTTACGCCAAAAAATGTCCGAGCTTACTGCGCTCTCGTCTTCTTACGGCTATACTTTAACGGGTATTCAAACATTTAATGAAGCGGTATGTCGTTATTATAAACGAGTAAACAATGTAGAGTTGGATCCGGAAACAGAAGTTGTCCAAACAATTGGTTCTCAGGAAGGTTTAGTCCATCTTCCAGTCGCATTCTGTGATCCTGGTGATATTGTACTTACTACAAATCCTGCCTATGTTGCTTATGATGCGGGGATTCATTTGGCAGGCGCAACACCTTATTATATGCCATTAACAAAGGAAAATCAGTATTTGCCTGATTTAAAAGCCATTCCAGAAGATATTCGCCAAAAAGCAAAATTACTAATTTTAAACTTGCCGGGTAACCCCGTACCGGCCATGCCATCAATCGCGTATTTTGAAGAAGTGGTGACCTTTGCGAAAAAGTATAATATTATTGTTTTGCACGATGCGGCTTACTCTGAATTTTACTTTAAGGGAGATGCCCCAATCAGCTTCCTTGCCACACCTGGTGCGAAAGAAGTCGGTTTGGAAATTAACTCTTTATCGAAAAGCTTCAGTCTTGCTGGGACTCGTATTGCCTACATAGTTGGAAATGCCGAATTAGTGGCGATTATGAAGCAACTGAAATCGAACTTGGACTTTGGTATTTTTGAACCGATTCAGCAAGTAGCGGCTTTAGCATTGGACAATGCTGAACAAGTTACAAGTGTACTGAGAGAAACTTTCTCTGTACGCCATAAAACACTTATGGAAGGCTTAACATCAATCGGCTGGGAAGTTGCGCCAAGTGATGGCGGGATGTTTGTATGGGCAAAATATCCGTATGATATTCCATGTATTGACTTTGCCTATAAAGCGATTGAACAAACTGGTGTCGTTATGGTACCGGGTACGGTGTTTGGCACAGCCGGTGAGGGTTATATGCGTCTCGCATTGGTACAGCCTGTCGAACAACTCCAGGAAGCGGTTAAACGACTGTCTACAATAAAATTATAA
- a CDS encoding AI-2E family transporter, which translates to MNKVNSLPQETSRFFSSKFIRFLGGKNLLFLLVIILLVGCTVFVYDKISFIFEPLHVLFEVIILPGVLGVILFYLLRPPLKLLVRWKVPRALAILILYIVVIALITLLVLLVFPFLRDQFTNLVQEFPVVLMALANDLLAFLNNSHFSEYFEKINFDYNQILTDFTDSFITTVKVTLGSLATGVATGITGFLSTVTGIILSLVIVPFITFYLLYEGDKMPRFILLLFPPRMRKRIGDVLHDMDKQISSYIQGQILVSFCIGVMMTIGFLIIGMPYALLLGFLAMITSVVPYLGPAIAATPAAIIAIVNSPWLLVKLAIVWTIVQLIEGKFISPQIMGKSLSIHPITIIFVLLTAGSLFGVPGVVLGIPGYALIKVLISHTYRLFKQRYNRFQSDETNLYEELK; encoded by the coding sequence ATGAATAAAGTGAATTCTTTACCCCAGGAAACGTCTAGATTTTTCTCTTCTAAATTTATTCGATTTTTAGGTGGTAAAAATTTATTATTCTTATTAGTGATCATCTTATTGGTTGGTTGTACGGTATTCGTCTACGATAAAATTTCCTTTATCTTCGAGCCGTTACATGTATTATTTGAAGTCATCATATTGCCTGGTGTATTAGGGGTTATCTTGTTTTACTTATTACGCCCGCCATTGAAACTTTTAGTAAGATGGAAAGTGCCGCGTGCCTTAGCGATTCTAATTTTGTATATTGTAGTTATTGCTTTGATCACATTGCTTGTCTTACTGGTTTTCCCGTTTTTACGTGATCAGTTTACAAACTTAGTACAGGAATTTCCTGTTGTTTTAATGGCACTTGCAAATGATTTATTAGCATTTTTAAACAACTCTCACTTCAGCGAGTATTTTGAAAAGATTAACTTTGACTACAATCAGATTTTAACGGACTTTACTGATAGTTTTATTACAACAGTAAAGGTAACTTTAGGTAGTTTAGCGACTGGAGTTGCGACTGGTATTACAGGATTCCTGTCAACAGTTACAGGTATCATTTTATCGCTCGTAATCGTGCCGTTTATTACATTCTATTTATTATATGAAGGGGATAAAATGCCGCGCTTCATCTTACTCCTATTTCCGCCGCGTATGCGTAAGCGAATTGGAGATGTATTGCATGATATGGACAAGCAGATTAGCTCTTACATACAAGGCCAGATTTTAGTATCGTTTTGTATTGGTGTCATGATGACAATCGGCTTTTTAATTATTGGAATGCCATATGCTTTACTACTTGGCTTCCTCGCAATGATCACAAGTGTTGTTCCATATTTGGGACCAGCCATTGCCGCTACTCCTGCAGCAATTATTGCGATTGTAAATTCACCATGGCTGTTAGTAAAGTTAGCTATTGTATGGACAATTGTACAATTAATCGAAGGGAAGTTTATTTCCCCTCAAATTATGGGTAAATCATTAAGTATCCATCCTATTACGATTATTTTTGTATTATTAACAGCTGGTTCTTTATTTGGAGTTCCAGGTGTCGTGCTAGGTATTCCTGGTTATGCTTTAATCAAAGTTCTCATTTCACATACGTATCGACTCTTTAAACAACGTTACAATCGTTTCCAATCTGACGAGACTAACCTGTATGAAGAATTGAAATAA
- a CDS encoding cysteine synthase, whose protein sequence is MLSKWLTSLEENGVKVETVIEKTELVEGDILNGSVYVTSLTEDEEDKIDYISLLVLCEELDGEFSIIGKHSFQLVGGIRSKDGEIIPFEIIPDERWVCGKDEQLIFQTTVVFLDGVEIEEKGVITYSAME, encoded by the coding sequence ATGTTAAGCAAATGGCTAACATCACTTGAAGAAAATGGCGTGAAAGTTGAAACTGTCATCGAAAAGACAGAGCTTGTAGAAGGTGACATATTAAACGGTTCCGTTTATGTTACATCACTTACGGAAGATGAAGAGGATAAAATTGATTACATTTCATTATTAGTCCTTTGTGAAGAGTTGGATGGTGAATTTTCAATTATCGGAAAGCACTCGTTTCAGTTAGTTGGAGGGATTCGATCAAAAGATGGGGAAATAATCCCATTTGAGATTATTCCAGACGAACGCTGGGTATGCGGTAAAGATGAGCAGCTGATTTTCCAAACGACCGTTGTATTTTTAGACGGTGTGGAAATCGAAGAAAAAGGTGTTATTACGTATAGCGCTATGGAATAA
- a CDS encoding ABC transporter ATP-binding protein, with translation MIQVSGVGLRYGDRKLFDDVNIKFTPGNCYGLIGANGAGKSTFLKILSGDIEAQEGHVSMGKDERLSVLKQNHFEYDEFNVLDTVVMGNKRLWEVKAEKDAIYMKPEMTDEDGMRAAELEGEFADMNGWEAESDAATLLNGLGIGDDMHYMMMADLEGSDKVKVLLAQALFGKPDVLLLDEPTNHLDLKAIKWLEEFLINFENTVIVVSHDRHFLNKVCTHIADLDFGKIQLYVGNYDFWYESSQLAQKMMADQNKKKEEKIKELKEFVARFSANASKSSQATSRKKMLDKIELDDIRPSSRKYPFINFQAGREIGNDVLTVDGLTASQDGEILFKDIRFSMNKEDKIILLGSPNAKSAFMDILMDRKQADAGTYKWGVTTSQSYFEMDHDQYFGGNEKSLVEWLRPYSPEDETESFLRGFLGRMLFSGEEVKKSPAVLSGGEKVRCMLSKMMLSNSNVLLLDEPTNHLDLESIQALNEGLIRFKGAMIFTSHDHQFIQTIANRVIEIREDGSILDKPLSYDEYLEWKDAQGLS, from the coding sequence ATGATTCAAGTATCAGGTGTAGGTCTACGTTATGGTGACCGTAAATTATTTGACGATGTAAACATTAAATTCACACCAGGGAACTGTTATGGTCTAATTGGAGCAAACGGTGCTGGTAAATCGACATTCTTAAAAATTTTATCAGGTGATATCGAGGCACAAGAAGGCCACGTATCGATGGGTAAAGATGAACGTCTTTCAGTTTTAAAGCAAAACCACTTCGAATACGATGAATTCAACGTATTAGATACGGTTGTAATGGGTAACAAACGTCTTTGGGAAGTAAAAGCTGAAAAAGACGCAATCTACATGAAACCGGAAATGACAGATGAAGATGGTATGCGTGCTGCTGAACTTGAAGGCGAATTTGCCGACATGAACGGCTGGGAAGCAGAATCTGATGCTGCCACTCTTTTAAACGGTCTAGGTATCGGTGACGATATGCACTACATGATGATGGCTGACTTAGAAGGTTCTGATAAAGTAAAAGTTTTACTAGCACAAGCGTTATTCGGTAAGCCGGACGTTTTACTACTGGATGAGCCTACGAACCACTTGGACTTAAAAGCGATTAAATGGCTGGAAGAGTTTTTAATTAACTTCGAAAACACAGTAATCGTTGTATCCCATGACCGTCACTTCTTAAATAAAGTATGTACACATATCGCAGACTTAGACTTTGGTAAAATTCAGCTTTATGTTGGGAACTACGATTTCTGGTATGAGTCAAGTCAATTAGCGCAAAAAATGATGGCAGACCAAAACAAGAAAAAAGAAGAGAAAATTAAAGAACTAAAAGAATTCGTTGCACGCTTCTCTGCTAACGCATCGAAATCTTCTCAAGCAACGTCTCGTAAAAAAATGCTTGATAAAATTGAGCTGGATGACATCCGTCCTTCAAGCCGTAAGTACCCGTTCATCAACTTCCAAGCTGGTCGTGAAATCGGGAATGACGTATTAACAGTTGATGGCTTAACAGCTTCACAAGATGGCGAAATATTATTCAAAGACATTCGCTTCTCTATGAACAAAGAAGATAAAATTATCCTTTTAGGTTCACCAAATGCAAAATCTGCATTTATGGATATCTTAATGGATCGTAAACAAGCAGATGCCGGTACGTATAAATGGGGTGTCACAACATCTCAAAGCTACTTCGAAATGGATCATGACCAATACTTCGGCGGCAATGAAAAGTCATTAGTTGAATGGTTACGCCCTTATTCTCCGGAAGATGAAACTGAATCGTTCTTACGTGGTTTCTTAGGCCGTATGCTATTCTCTGGTGAAGAAGTGAAGAAATCTCCTGCTGTACTTTCAGGTGGAGAGAAAGTTCGCTGTATGCTTTCAAAAATGATGCTTTCAAACTCGAATGTATTATTATTAGATGAGCCAACAAACCACTTGGATCTTGAATCAATTCAAGCATTGAATGAAGGCTTAATCCGCTTCAAAGGTGCGATGATCTTTACATCACATGACCACCAATTCATTCAAACAATTGCAAACCGCGTAATCGAAATCCGTGAAGACGGTTCTATTTTAGATAAACCATTATCATATGATGAGTATCTAGAGTGGAAAGATGCACAAGGTTTAAGCTAA
- a CDS encoding ATP-dependent DNA helicase RecQ, whose product MISLALQHLKTNFGYDSFRPGQTQIIDNVLNNKDTLVIMPTGGGKSLCYQIPALCMEGTTLVISPLISLMKDQVDMLVSSGISAAYINSSLSYEEVQNVMYGVQSGKIKLLYIAPERLENERFCNELAQINVPLLAIDEAHCISQWGHDFRPSYRSIQQLLHLWDKKPTVIALTATATEEVSADIQQLLSIEKENTFITGFARENLSFSVLLGENKEAYIKKYVKANENEAGIIYAATRKSVESVYEMLNKAGFAAGKYHGGMFEEDRTYEQNRFLNDEIQIMVATNAFGMGINKTNVRYVLHYNMPRNMESYYQEAGRAGRDGLDSECILLYSSSDEQTQRFLIDQAQDRSRIPFELQKLHAMIDYCHTERCLQSYIIEYFGDEAGQDCGRCANCTDNRPQLDVTTDAQKVLSCIVRMGQKFGKQLTASVLAGSRSKKVLEFNFQKLPTYGILRAMNAKEIANFIEFLISEKLIVVNNGQFPTLSISDSGKEVLLGQKKVLRKEARIIESTVEPNDPLFEVLRKIRKEIADHEKVPPFVVFSDKSLKDMCVRKPKNSTQFLEVSGVGESKLEKYGKTFIEAIIANS is encoded by the coding sequence ATGATTTCACTAGCATTACAACATTTAAAAACAAATTTTGGTTATGACTCTTTTCGTCCTGGTCAAACTCAAATTATCGATAATGTATTAAATAATAAGGATACGCTTGTTATTATGCCTACAGGCGGCGGTAAATCCCTTTGCTATCAGATTCCAGCACTATGTATGGAAGGAACGACACTTGTTATTTCACCACTGATTTCTCTTATGAAAGACCAGGTTGATATGCTTGTATCCAGCGGAATTTCAGCGGCTTATATAAATAGTTCGCTCAGTTATGAAGAAGTGCAAAATGTTATGTATGGAGTGCAAAGCGGAAAAATTAAGTTGCTGTACATTGCACCGGAACGACTTGAAAATGAGCGCTTTTGCAATGAACTAGCACAAATAAATGTACCATTATTAGCCATTGATGAAGCCCATTGTATATCACAGTGGGGGCATGATTTTCGTCCAAGTTACCGTTCAATTCAGCAACTGCTACATTTATGGGATAAGAAACCAACCGTTATTGCATTGACTGCAACAGCTACTGAAGAGGTGAGTGCCGACATTCAACAGCTTCTTTCCATTGAAAAGGAAAATACATTCATTACCGGCTTTGCACGTGAAAATTTATCGTTTTCTGTTTTACTTGGAGAAAACAAAGAAGCCTATATAAAAAAATATGTGAAGGCAAATGAAAATGAAGCAGGTATTATTTACGCGGCAACTCGAAAATCGGTGGAATCGGTCTATGAAATGCTGAATAAAGCAGGATTTGCAGCAGGAAAATACCATGGCGGGATGTTCGAGGAAGATCGTACATATGAACAAAATCGCTTTTTAAATGATGAAATTCAAATAATGGTCGCAACAAATGCTTTTGGAATGGGAATCAACAAAACAAATGTGCGCTATGTGCTTCATTATAATATGCCTCGTAATATGGAAAGCTATTATCAGGAGGCAGGCCGTGCAGGACGTGATGGACTGGACAGTGAGTGTATATTACTTTACAGCTCTTCCGACGAACAAACCCAGCGTTTTTTAATCGATCAGGCACAAGATCGCTCTCGTATTCCTTTTGAACTGCAAAAGCTGCATGCCATGATTGATTACTGTCATACAGAGCGTTGTCTACAAAGTTATATTATCGAATATTTTGGAGACGAGGCAGGGCAAGATTGCGGCAGATGTGCAAATTGTACAGATAACCGTCCGCAACTGGATGTGACAACTGATGCCCAAAAAGTATTATCCTGTATCGTTAGAATGGGGCAAAAATTCGGGAAGCAGCTAACAGCTTCAGTATTAGCAGGGTCGCGCAGCAAAAAAGTGCTTGAATTCAACTTCCAAAAGTTGCCGACATATGGCATTTTACGGGCAATGAATGCGAAAGAAATCGCCAATTTTATCGAATTTTTAATTTCAGAAAAACTGATTGTTGTAAATAATGGACAGTTCCCTACGTTATCCATTTCTGATTCGGGAAAAGAAGTATTACTTGGGCAAAAAAAGGTATTACGTAAGGAAGCACGGATTATTGAATCAACCGTCGAGCCTAATGATCCACTATTTGAAGTGCTTCGTAAAATACGGAAAGAAATTGCCGACCATGAGAAAGTGCCTCCATTTGTTGTTTTTTCGGATAAATCATTAAAAGATATGTGTGTACGAAAACCTAAAAACAGCACTCAATTTTTAGAGGTTAGCGGTGTTGGGGAAAGCAAACTGGAAAAGTACGGGAAAACCTTTATTGAGGCGATTATTGCAAATTCATAA
- a CDS encoding transcriptional regulator has translation MNILGERIKKLRKQKKLTQTEVVGERLTKGMLSLIENGKAQPSMESLRFIANQLNVDVDFLIDDGTLTMLRNLYTTIEEDVERRKLIRDPEELQSLTIKIIEKIEPYLSEIQGTNYEQIRLREVYFLMNRTINKAKSLDEYWKFIDQYEEIHAYSQMLRCYFYLCQAAIEQRNYNETLAILKQGEKRIEPYELMMDPMVILDLYYNLTISYSAVDNTRMSDHYLQKALNMAKKKQIFYRMDRFYHLLFIQSIANEDINKCKEYIEKLMLLSEFADDPAISVRYLYSKLHYMNIVEKKYAQIVPEINHYKTKLQDYLFLFKNPIFIGEEMYAEFKLQNYSKALQIGTALTIPDYLHHPIDLAKYYQFFAVRALASYYEKDEVAAKRDIIFAKNGVEDFPETIYKKFIYKAFNEIFI, from the coding sequence TTGAATATACTAGGTGAACGCATCAAAAAGCTGAGAAAACAGAAGAAATTAACTCAAACAGAGGTAGTAGGGGAACGTTTAACGAAAGGTATGCTAAGTTTAATTGAGAATGGTAAAGCACAACCTTCAATGGAAAGCCTTCGTTTTATTGCCAATCAATTAAATGTCGATGTCGATTTTCTGATAGATGACGGGACACTCACAATGCTAAGAAATTTGTATACCACAATCGAAGAAGATGTAGAGCGTAGAAAGCTCATTCGCGACCCAGAAGAACTCCAATCACTAACGATTAAAATAATCGAAAAAATCGAACCTTATTTATCGGAAATTCAAGGTACAAACTATGAACAAATTCGATTAAGAGAAGTTTATTTTTTAATGAACCGTACGATTAACAAAGCCAAATCACTTGATGAATATTGGAAGTTTATCGATCAATACGAAGAGATTCATGCATATAGTCAAATGCTTCGCTGTTATTTTTATTTATGTCAGGCTGCGATTGAACAGCGTAATTACAATGAAACATTAGCTATATTAAAGCAAGGAGAAAAACGGATTGAACCTTATGAACTGATGATGGACCCGATGGTAATCCTTGATTTATATTATAATTTAACGATTTCCTATTCGGCAGTAGATAATACTAGAATGTCAGATCATTATTTACAAAAGGCATTAAATATGGCAAAAAAGAAGCAAATATTTTATCGTATGGACCGCTTTTATCATTTGTTGTTTATTCAATCCATTGCAAATGAGGATATTAATAAATGTAAAGAGTACATAGAAAAATTAATGCTTTTATCAGAGTTTGCTGACGATCCGGCGATATCTGTACGTTATTTGTACAGCAAGCTGCATTATATGAACATTGTTGAAAAGAAATACGCACAAATCGTTCCGGAAATTAACCATTATAAAACAAAACTGCAGGATTACTTATTTTTATTTAAAAATCCTATCTTCATCGGTGAAGAGATGTATGCGGAATTTAAATTACAAAACTACTCGAAAGCACTCCAAATCGGTACTGCTTTAACCATTCCTGACTACTTACACCATCCCATTGATCTAGCCAAATATTATCAATTCTTTGCTGTACGGGCATTAGCTTCTTACTATGAGAAAGATGAAGTTGCCGCGAAACGTGATATCATTTTTGCCAAAAATGGTGTAGAAGACTTTCCCGAGACAATTTACAAAAAATTTATTTATAAAGCTTTCAATGAAATTTTTATTTAA
- a CDS encoding 2-hydroxy-acid oxidase, with product MNYIEQLQQLLSREQVTTNEVLRTQHGKDESYHEPHLPDVVVFPKTAEEVSKIVILANDQRIPVVPFGLGTSLEGHVIPYKGGISLDLSMMNAVLEVRPDDFLVKVQPGVTRSQLNKELKKYGLFFSVDPGADATLGGMAATNASGTTSVRYGIMRDQVRDLEVVLANGDVIHTGGLAAKSSSGYHLNGLMVGSEGTLGVITELTLRVYGIPEKIIAGRATFETIQQAVDAVVSLKQAGIPMARIELVDKRSIEQVNFASDTNFPETPTLFLEFHGNEAGLKSDVIFATELLNDNGCIELAFEQDERARNQLWELRHNLAYTYIHSAPGKKLMSTDVVVPINSLPDAIQNSREKIESMEIDAGIVGHVGDGNYHILLMVDMESQEEIARAKELNEHVVEYALSLGGTCTGEHGVGLGKAKYQQQEHGAAYIWMKEIKRLLDPNNIMNPGKIFID from the coding sequence TTGAATTACATTGAACAATTGCAACAACTTTTATCACGTGAGCAGGTCACAACGAATGAAGTATTACGTACACAACACGGAAAGGATGAATCTTATCATGAACCGCATTTACCGGATGTTGTAGTATTTCCGAAGACAGCTGAAGAAGTCAGCAAAATTGTAATACTGGCAAATGATCAGCGAATTCCGGTAGTACCATTTGGTCTTGGTACGAGTTTAGAAGGTCATGTAATTCCTTATAAGGGAGGAATCTCTCTTGATTTATCGATGATGAATGCTGTATTAGAAGTACGCCCCGATGATTTTCTTGTAAAGGTCCAACCAGGTGTAACCCGCAGCCAGCTCAATAAAGAATTAAAAAAATATGGCTTATTCTTTTCTGTCGATCCAGGTGCAGATGCGACATTAGGAGGAATGGCCGCGACAAATGCGAGCGGTACAACTTCTGTCCGATACGGCATTATGCGAGACCAAGTCCGTGATTTAGAGGTGGTGTTGGCAAATGGTGATGTGATCCATACCGGCGGATTGGCCGCAAAATCATCATCAGGCTATCACTTGAATGGTTTAATGGTAGGTTCGGAAGGGACACTGGGGGTCATCACGGAATTAACATTACGTGTTTACGGGATACCAGAAAAAATTATTGCGGGCCGCGCTACATTTGAAACAATCCAGCAGGCAGTGGATGCTGTTGTTTCATTAAAACAAGCGGGAATCCCAATGGCACGTATCGAACTTGTCGACAAACGCAGTATCGAACAAGTAAATTTTGCTTCCGATACAAATTTCCCCGAAACACCGACATTATTTTTGGAGTTTCATGGAAATGAAGCAGGATTGAAGTCAGATGTCATTTTTGCGACTGAATTATTGAATGACAATGGCTGTATTGAGCTGGCATTTGAGCAGGATGAACGGGCGCGTAATCAATTATGGGAGCTTCGCCACAACTTGGCCTATACATATATCCATTCCGCACCGGGAAAAAAACTGATGTCCACAGATGTCGTTGTTCCGATCAATTCGTTGCCTGATGCCATTCAAAATTCCCGTGAAAAAATTGAAAGTATGGAAATCGACGCGGGGATTGTCGGCCATGTTGGTGACGGTAATTACCATATTTTGCTGATGGTCGATATGGAAAGTCAGGAAGAGATTGCAAGAGCAAAAGAATTAAATGAACATGTTGTTGAATACGCACTGTCGCTTGGAGGAACTTGCACCGGAGAACATGGTGTAGGGCTCGGCAAGGCAAAGTATCAGCAACAGGAACACGGAGCTGCCTACATTTGGATGAAAGAAATCAAACGGCTACTCGATCCGAACAACATTATGAATCCTGGCAAAATTTTTATTGATTAG
- a CDS encoding cold-shock protein yields the protein MKQGTVKWFNSEKGFGFIELEGEDDVFVHFSAIQGEGFKTLEEGQKVEFEVVDGNRGPQASNVIKL from the coding sequence ATGAAACAAGGTACAGTAAAATGGTTTAACTCAGAAAAAGGTTTTGGCTTCATTGAATTAGAAGGGGAAGACGATGTATTCGTGCACTTCTCTGCAATTCAAGGTGAAGGTTTCAAAACATTGGAAGAAGGACAAAAAGTTGAGTTCGAAGTTGTTGATGGCAACCGTGGACCACAAGCATCGAATGTAATCAAACTATAA